The genomic region TACTTACATCACAAATTAAGGAGATGTCTTTCTCCAATGGAGCATTGTAGAATTCAAACCAAATgtatgagtttgaaaaatcaaatctGCCAGTGTGGACAATAAGAGCCAATTAATAAAACAGAAACTCTGACAAATTCTATCAATTGGACAAGCAATAGTACAAGATGTTAGTAGAAGCTGACTCCAATCTCTGGGAGTGAGACAAGAACAGGCAATCATAATGAAATCCACAATTATAGTAACAGATTCGTAATGTAAACTAAGAGAAGTTAATAAAAGAAGATAACTCGAGTGGCAAATGAGGATTTTCAACCATTTGGCAGTTCATGATCAGCTACAACCAAGCTAAATTCCACAATCATGGAGCGATGTGAAAAATTGTTTATCTAACAGGGCCTCCTTTCAATGCCTCTTCGCTAGTAATCACAAACTTTGTCTTGAAAAGGTTCCCCCATCTTAGTTTCATCACCAATTACAGAAGGTAACACAAACATTTTCCAACTCTTGAAAACATCCCAATTCAGACAGGGATCCATTGAACTTAAAAAGTTCTTAAAAGATCTACTATTGAATTAACGGAGTTGGAAATTGTCACTATTGAATTACAGCAGAGATTCAGACAAATCCACATCAGAGGATAGATAAAGAGTGAATGAATTCTAAATCAGGGCAATCAAAAGTGCCTCCATTGAATCAAGCATAACCAATGTACAAATGAACTCACTTGTTGAATGTTACTTTCATGGGTGTTGCAGAGCCAGTCTTTGTGtgcaaaattttgtttcttttcttcctcagTCTGTCTTCCATCTGAACATTCAATCATCCCCATCAATTAAAAGCATGAATACGAATATGCTCGCAAATCTCCTACAATATTCCTTTTctctaagaaaagaaagaaaaacccaTAAATATctgcaaaacaatttataaagtGATTGAGTCTTTACTTACTTTAGACCGAGCTTTTTGTGGGTCATCAAGACAACTCCCAAGAATCTCAGCAAATTCAGGGTCTTTATCGTAATTCTTCTCCTCTTCCCTCCCTCTAAATCCACTTCTTGCCTCATATTCTTCATTATCTTCTTCCTCATCCATCTCTATCTCCAAATTTTGGGCACTCATTTCATGGCTTCTTTTTGCTTTAACCACCAAAAACGAAGCCTTGGGTGAAGCATACTTCTGTAAGGAAAAATTAACAGCTGAAAACGGCGGGAAGCAGTTGAAACGGAAAGAAAATTCAGGGCGAGTAATGTTGGGGGCTTGAAGAGAAAAGGCTCCTGGGTTTAGGATAAGCATTttcttctgtttcttctttctaTAATGTTAGTTTCAGTGTAGAGATATCGCTTGGTAGCTTTCCCTTAATGGGTGCCTCTGCAAATGAGAGAGGGGGGGTTTAGAGGGCCTGTCTGTCTAAAACCCTGTGAATTTGATCTTATCTTATACTATTACTTGCAACTTGGAAGTTCATGAGctaaaaactttttctttcGGGTTTAAATAGTATTAAAGCATGCTTAAAAATTCAGCTCTTTAGGGACAAAtatataactaaaaataaaatatttttagcaaTTAGAAAGAACATGGAAAATCTATGCTAAAAGCTACGAAGTAAATTATttgtttgatgattttgattgcAAGCATGTTGGTTATTTGTTAAGATACAGGAACCGAACCTTTTGTGATGGGTTTTGAAAAACATATCACATGTTCAAGTTGCTAACTTGAACTAACATCCAATGGaaacttaataattttgaagTCAAATGATGGAATGGAAGAAAAGGTTGAGATTAAATTCTTGATTTTAATTCTGTATGATGACGATGATGATGGTGAAGAATATGAAGTTTACCTTCTTAACCCagattttaaagctttttgGCAACAAAAGTGACTGAAAATTGTACAGGactgtaatttttttaaccatgGTAGCTATCAGTTGCCACCTTGCTTACCATGTCCTCCgctaaaaacaaaacagaaacAAACATGAACATCAGTGATGAGACAGACAAGGGTTGAATGATAGAAAGTGGAAGGGCAGAAAATTTTCATGCAGGGCCGGGCggtaggaaaaagaaaaataatcatGCAAAAGGCGGGCCATCCATCCACGCATTCTCACGCGGATTCCACGCAATGTTATGGACAAATTAGATCcaataaaaagttttttgaGATTGACTTGTACAAGACGTTCCCccaagttttttctttttttaattaaaccaAACACCTTCCCAAGTCTAAACCATGACTGTTACATCTTTCCCACTTGTTTCTACTATCTCCAAAGATGCCTTTGCTTTCAGCAGACAGCTCACAGACCACAAAAAGGCAAAGTTTCAGGACTCTGGAGATGGTGAGCATGGACATGGATAAAGAGTTTGATCAGCAGCCCTTTGGGGTGGACTATGGGAGGCTCGAAAATGGCCTTGTTTACTATGTTAAATGTAATTCTAAGCCCAAAAAACGAGCTGCTCTGGCTCTCGCTGTCAAAGTCGGGTTAGTTTTCTTTTggcttttgttgtttttactTCTTTGGTATGTTTATGGGGTTAAGCGCATgcaattttgattttattggaGAAGTCTGGTTCATTACACATGACTCTGGGTTCTTGTTGTATATGCTGAAACTAATATGTAGTTGATGGAAGTCAAGCACTTGCTACGTTCCCACACAATCCCATTTATCCCCActgtaaaattaaaatcaattaactGAAAAAAATCATAGCCTTTTGCATTCGGTGCAAATCATGTGGTATTTATGCTACACTTAAAGAGTAATATGCTAATTTACTTGCACAAAAAAGTTCCTTAGCTTTGATTCTATCAATAATTTTTCAGCTTAGCATTTAATTGATCAAGTCTCCAAAGTTTCTCTGTGAAATCCTTCTTTATGCTTGTTTTGAATCCATTTATACGAAGTTGTGCATTTGTGCTTGAATCTTGTCTGCACATGTTGATTTGGAACTCTAAAAATCGGGTTC from Theobroma cacao cultivar B97-61/B2 chromosome 9, Criollo_cocoa_genome_V2, whole genome shotgun sequence harbors:
- the LOC18588448 gene encoding uncharacterized protein LOC18588448 isoform X1, with the protein product MLILNPGAFSLQAPNITRPEFSFRFNCFPPFSAVNFSLQKYASPKASFLVVKAKRSHEMSAQNLEIEMDEEEDNEEYEARSGFRGREEEKNYDKDPEFAEILGSCLDDPQKARSKMEDRLRKKRNKILHTKTGSATPMKVTFNKFDFSNSYIWFEFYNAPLEKDISLICDTIRSWHIIGRLGGCNSMNMQLSQSPLEKRPSYDAIQGANVNATTFYNIGDLEVQDNLARIWVDIGTTEPLLLDVLINALTQISSDYIGIKQLVFGGSEFENWKEDLTTEDAGYTVHRI
- the LOC18588448 gene encoding uncharacterized protein LOC18588448 isoform X2; protein product: MVKKITVLYNFQSLLLPKSFKIWVKKKYASPKASFLVVKAKRSHEMSAQNLEIEMDEEEDNEEYEARSGFRGREEEKNYDKDPEFAEILGSCLDDPQKARSKMEDRLRKKRNKILHTKTGSATPMKVTFNKFDFSNSYIWFEFYNAPLEKDISLICDTIRSWHIIGRLGGCNSMNMQLSQSPLEKRPSYDAIQGANVNATTFYNIGDLEVQDNLARIWVDIGTTEPLLLDVLINALTQISSDYIGIKQLVFGGSEFENWKEDLTTEDAGYTVHRI